One window of the Oceanicaulis sp. genome contains the following:
- a CDS encoding ClpXP protease specificity-enhancing factor SspB, whose product MTHRTAAIPFDGLQNEAGRYIVGKDLMGYEALAQDALRGVVRQAIERAASAGGLPGAHHFYISFKTDDPDCDLDPGLLKAYPEEMTIVLEHQFWDLGVDEDGFEVTLKFNGVPKYLGVPWRAITRFHDPSVGFRLHFDYVPPKPGEIKSGKTPETAEAEGTVVSLESFRKKD is encoded by the coding sequence TTGACGCACCGAACGGCTGCGATACCCTTCGACGGGCTGCAGAACGAGGCGGGGCGTTACATCGTGGGCAAGGACCTGATGGGATACGAGGCGCTGGCGCAGGACGCTCTTCGGGGCGTGGTGCGTCAGGCGATCGAACGCGCCGCGAGCGCGGGCGGGCTTCCCGGCGCGCATCATTTCTACATCTCGTTCAAGACCGACGATCCCGATTGCGATCTCGATCCGGGCCTTCTGAAGGCCTATCCCGAAGAGATGACGATCGTGCTCGAACACCAGTTCTGGGATCTCGGCGTCGACGAGGACGGGTTCGAAGTCACCCTGAAATTCAACGGCGTGCCGAAATATCTCGGCGTGCCCTGGCGCGCGATCACGCGCTTTCACGACCCCAGCGTCGGCTTCCGGCTGCATTTCGACTACGTCCCGCCCAAGCCCGGCGAGATCAAGTCGGGCAAGACGCCGGAGACCGCCGAGGCCGAAGGCACGGTCGTCAGCCTCGAATCCTTCCGCAAAAAGGACTGA
- a CDS encoding DUF2459 domain-containing protein has protein sequence MTMQLRAKSKAARAVAMLALTGFLAACAARTEPAAPTAENCVEIGLSSNGWHAGLYLPASAFSPGGPVRIAFPEADWFAVGWGDARAYPGPLGPVNAVSAVLWPTRSAVHVAAPGRDPRTAYRQDHVDLALSNAQLDTLAAAIEAEFVRGPDGGPVRLGEGLDSRGSAFFAGRSRYHAFRTCNVFIARTLEGAGVETGRTWGHLLPGSLLRAAARRNPQTCPG, from the coding sequence ATGACCATGCAGTTGCGCGCAAAATCGAAAGCGGCGAGGGCTGTGGCGATGCTCGCCCTCACCGGGTTTCTCGCCGCTTGCGCAGCACGAACGGAGCCTGCGGCGCCGACCGCTGAGAACTGCGTCGAGATCGGGTTGAGCTCGAACGGATGGCACGCGGGGCTGTACCTTCCGGCTTCGGCCTTCAGCCCCGGCGGGCCGGTGCGCATAGCCTTCCCCGAGGCGGACTGGTTCGCCGTCGGCTGGGGCGATGCGCGGGCCTATCCCGGCCCGCTGGGACCGGTGAATGCGGTCTCCGCCGTGCTCTGGCCGACCCGGTCTGCAGTGCACGTCGCCGCGCCGGGCAGGGACCCGCGAACCGCCTACCGGCAGGACCATGTCGATCTGGCGCTGAGCAACGCGCAGCTCGACACGCTCGCAGCCGCCATCGAAGCGGAGTTCGTCCGCGGCCCTGACGGCGGCCCGGTCCGGCTGGGCGAGGGGCTGGACAGCCGCGGCTCGGCCTTCTTCGCGGGCCGGTCGCGCTATCACGCCTTCCGGACGTGCAACGTCTTCATCGCCAGAACCCTGGAGGGCGCGGGCGTTGAGACCGGCCGGACCTGGGGCCATCTGCTGCCGGGCAGTCTTTTACGCGCCGCCGCCCGCCGTAATCCGCAAACCTGTCCGGGCTAG
- a CDS encoding VOC family protein encodes MIGYVTLGTNDLEKAVAFYDKIAALLDTPRMMEGETYVAWGTMDGGAGIGVMKPFDGKPASVGNGVMVALLARDEAHVKQIYETALANGGTDEGAPGLRGGGFYAAYFRDPDGNKLNAFVMGAS; translated from the coding sequence ATGATCGGATATGTGACGCTCGGGACCAACGATCTCGAAAAGGCGGTCGCCTTCTATGACAAGATCGCCGCGCTTCTCGACACCCCGCGCATGATGGAAGGCGAGACCTACGTCGCCTGGGGCACGATGGACGGTGGCGCCGGGATCGGCGTGATGAAGCCCTTCGACGGCAAGCCCGCCAGCGTGGGCAACGGCGTCATGGTCGCCCTGCTGGCTCGGGACGAGGCGCACGTGAAGCAAATCTACGAGACGGCGCTCGCGAACGGCGGGACCGATGAAGGCGCGCCCGGCCTGCGCGGCGGCGGGTTCTACGCCGCTTATTTCCGTGATCCCGACGGCAACAAGCTCAACGCCTTCGTGATGGGCGCGAGCTAG
- a CDS encoding thymidylate synthase: MAIADRHDAAPAGSPIERAYLDLLRDVLETGEDQTDRTGIGTRGVFGRQIRCDLADGFPLLTTKKVFFKGVAVELLWFIKGMTNVRWLQERGVTIWDEWADENGELGPVYGKQWRRWEGPDGREIDQLAGLIEQIRTSPDSRRHVISAWNPADVPSMALPPCHTLFQFKVLGGRLHLQLYQRSADLFLGVPFNIASYALLLAMVAKVTGYEPGEYVHTFGDAHIYSNHMDQVKEQLSRAPRALPKLHLNPDVEDLFAFEYEDICLDGYDPHPAIKAPVAV, from the coding sequence ATGGCGATCGCCGACCGACACGACGCCGCGCCCGCCGGATCGCCGATCGAGCGCGCCTATCTCGACCTGCTGCGCGACGTGCTGGAGACCGGCGAGGACCAGACCGACCGCACGGGCATCGGCACGCGCGGGGTGTTCGGCCGTCAGATCCGCTGCGATCTCGCCGACGGCTTTCCGCTGCTGACGACCAAGAAGGTGTTCTTCAAGGGCGTGGCCGTTGAGCTGCTCTGGTTCATCAAGGGGATGACCAACGTGCGCTGGCTTCAGGAGCGCGGCGTGACGATCTGGGACGAGTGGGCCGATGAAAACGGCGAACTCGGCCCGGTCTACGGCAAGCAGTGGCGGCGCTGGGAAGGCCCGGACGGGCGCGAGATCGACCAGCTCGCCGGTTTGATCGAGCAGATCAGAACCAGCCCCGACAGCCGCCGCCACGTCATAAGCGCCTGGAACCCGGCCGACGTGCCGTCCATGGCGCTGCCGCCGTGCCATACGCTGTTCCAGTTCAAGGTGCTCGGCGGCCGGCTGCACCTGCAGCTCTACCAGCGCAGCGCGGACCTGTTCCTCGGCGTGCCGTTCAACATCGCAAGCTATGCGCTGCTTCTGGCGATGGTGGCGAAAGTCACCGGCTACGAGCCTGGCGAATACGTGCACACCTTCGGGGACGCGCACATCTATTCCAACCACATGGATCAGGTGAAAGAGCAGCTCTCGCGCGCACCGCGCGCCCTGCCGAAGCTTCACCTCAACCCTGACGTCGAAGACCTTTTCGCGTTCGAGTACGAGGACATCTGCTTAGACGGGTATGATCCCCATCCCGCGATCAAGGCGCCGGTGGCGGTGTGA
- a CDS encoding dihydrofolate reductase, with product MTRPRLVIVVAVAKNGVIGAGGDLPWRIPSDLKRFKAATLGKPVIMGRKTWESLPRKPLPGRANIVVSRSMDAAAGAQIVSTPEAALDAAASAAAHAGAGEVCLIGGAQLYEAFLPQTDMVILTEVDLAPEGDAVFPRLDPADWREVSAETVAPEPGDDAGYTVRLLERR from the coding sequence GTGACCCGCCCCCGCCTCGTCATCGTCGTCGCCGTCGCGAAGAACGGCGTGATCGGCGCCGGGGGCGATCTGCCCTGGCGCATTCCGTCCGATCTCAAGCGATTCAAGGCGGCCACTCTGGGCAAGCCGGTGATCATGGGCCGCAAGACCTGGGAGAGCCTGCCGCGCAAGCCGCTGCCGGGGCGGGCGAACATCGTGGTCAGCCGGTCGATGGACGCAGCAGCGGGCGCGCAGATCGTCTCCACGCCCGAAGCCGCGCTCGATGCGGCGGCGTCGGCGGCCGCGCACGCCGGGGCGGGGGAGGTCTGCCTGATCGGGGGTGCGCAGCTCTATGAGGCGTTTTTGCCGCAGACCGACATGGTGATCCTGACCGAGGTCGATCTCGCGCCTGAGGGCGACGCGGTCTTCCCGCGCCTCGATCCTGCGGACTGGCGCGAGGTCTCGGCGGAGACCGTCGCGCCCGAGCCGGGCGACGATGCGGGCTACACCGTGCGCCTTCTCGAGCGGCGCTGA
- the hflK gene encoding FtsH protease activity modulator HflK, giving the protein MPWNDNSGGGGPWGSGGGNNNNPWGQGPNRPGGGRGPGGGGQEPDLEELIRRFQNWLGGLFGGGKSGGGKGGKGGGGGGAGLGAILAGLLFVWLAWPGSGWYQVGPGEAGVVLRFGEYTRTTGAGLRFKLPYPFERVMIEDVTNIRSVTIGSTPQESLMVTRDENIVDVSFTVQWQVDPANVRNYLFNVRDQQAMVRAVAESAMREVVGTSDLQPIIGEGRGEVAQRAEQIVQETLNRYDAGIRIVGVQLQEAAPPPDVIAAFQDVIAAGQDAERVQLQATAYANRVVPEARGDAVRLLEEARGYRDQVVAEAEGQADRFNAIYTEYAQAPEVTRRRMFLETMERVLGRSELIILDQNGQGAVPYLPLDRLGQNRGARSEAAGSGQGG; this is encoded by the coding sequence ATGCCCTGGAATGATAATTCGGGCGGCGGAGGTCCTTGGGGCTCCGGCGGCGGAAACAACAACAACCCCTGGGGCCAGGGGCCGAACCGTCCCGGCGGCGGCCGGGGTCCGGGCGGGGGCGGGCAGGAGCCCGACCTCGAAGAGCTGATCCGCCGGTTCCAGAACTGGCTCGGCGGCCTGTTCGGCGGCGGCAAGTCCGGCGGCGGTAAAGGCGGCAAGGGCGGCGGAGGCGGCGGCGCCGGTCTCGGCGCGATCCTGGCCGGTCTTCTCTTCGTCTGGCTCGCCTGGCCCGGTTCGGGCTGGTACCAGGTCGGCCCGGGCGAAGCCGGCGTGGTCCTGCGCTTCGGCGAGTACACCCGCACCACCGGCGCGGGTCTGCGCTTCAAGCTGCCCTATCCGTTCGAACGGGTGATGATCGAGGACGTGACCAATATCCGCTCGGTCACCATCGGCTCGACCCCGCAGGAATCGCTGATGGTCACGCGCGACGAGAACATCGTCGACGTGAGCTTCACCGTTCAGTGGCAGGTCGATCCCGCGAACGTGCGCAATTACCTGTTCAACGTTCGCGATCAGCAGGCCATGGTCCGCGCCGTCGCCGAGAGCGCCATGCGCGAAGTGGTCGGCACCTCGGACCTTCAGCCGATCATCGGCGAGGGCCGGGGCGAGGTCGCCCAGCGTGCCGAGCAGATCGTGCAGGAGACGCTGAACCGCTACGACGCGGGCATCCGGATCGTCGGCGTGCAGCTTCAGGAAGCCGCGCCGCCGCCTGACGTCATCGCGGCCTTCCAGGACGTCATCGCGGCCGGTCAGGACGCCGAGCGCGTCCAGCTTCAGGCCACCGCCTACGCCAACCGCGTGGTGCCCGAAGCGCGAGGTGACGCGGTGCGTCTGCTCGAAGAAGCGCGCGGTTACCGCGATCAGGTCGTCGCCGAAGCCGAAGGTCAGGCCGACCGCTTCAACGCGATCTACACCGAGTACGCCCAGGCGCCGGAGGTCACGCGCCGCCGGATGTTCCTGGAGACCATGGAGCGCGTCCTGGGCCGCTCCGAACTCATCATCCTCGACCAGAACGGCCAGGGCGCCGTGCCGTATCTGCCGCTCGATCGTCTTGGGCAGAACCGCGGCGCGCGTTCCGAAGCGGCCGGCTCGGGCCAGGGAGGCTAG
- the hflC gene encoding protease modulator HflC: MRFLTIIGGVIVAAAVIVFLTATYTVSETQSALVLRFGDPVRVTNEVGDEDPGLHFKLPWEEVLHFDKRNVEFDMRPRQIQAGDQERLEVDAFLRYRVIDPLRFFQTVRTEAGAELRLATIMEDALRAVVGSIPSQDVISGQRAELMDRVEASVAAATRRADLGLEIIDVRILRADLPDDVEERVFQRMRSEREQQASLIRAEGEERAREIRASADREATVILANARAEADRIRGEGDAQRNRIYAAAYGQDREFFQFYRSMLAYENALRDGTPIVIPPDSEFFEYFRSEAGRN, from the coding sequence ATGAGATTCCTCACCATCATCGGCGGCGTCATCGTCGCCGCAGCCGTGATCGTCTTCCTGACCGCGACCTATACGGTCAGCGAGACCCAGTCCGCCCTGGTGCTGCGTTTCGGCGATCCGGTCCGTGTGACCAACGAGGTCGGCGACGAGGATCCGGGCCTGCACTTCAAGCTGCCCTGGGAAGAGGTGCTGCATTTCGACAAGCGCAATGTCGAGTTCGACATGCGGCCCCGTCAGATCCAGGCCGGCGACCAGGAGCGGCTCGAAGTGGACGCCTTCCTGCGCTACCGCGTGATCGATCCGCTGCGCTTCTTCCAGACCGTCCGCACCGAGGCCGGCGCGGAGCTGCGCCTGGCGACGATCATGGAAGACGCGCTGCGCGCCGTTGTCGGCTCGATCCCGTCCCAGGACGTGATCTCCGGCCAGCGCGCCGAGCTGATGGATCGGGTGGAGGCCAGCGTCGCCGCGGCGACCCGCCGCGCCGATCTGGGGCTCGAGATCATCGACGTGCGTATCCTGCGCGCCGATCTGCCCGACGACGTCGAGGAGCGGGTCTTCCAGCGCATGCGGTCCGAGCGTGAGCAGCAGGCCTCGCTGATCCGCGCCGAGGGCGAGGAGCGGGCCCGCGAGATCCGCGCCTCCGCCGACCGGGAAGCGACGGTGATCCTGGCCAATGCGCGCGCCGAAGCCGACCGCATCCGCGGTGAAGGCGACGCCCAGCGCAACCGGATCTACGCCGCCGCCTACGGCCAGGACCGGGAGTTCTTCCAGTTCTACCGCTCGATGCTGGCCTACGAGAACGCGCTGCGCGACGGCACGCCCATCGTGATCCCGCCCGACAGCGAGTTCTTCGAGTACTTCCGTTCGGAGGCCGGCAGGAACTAG
- a CDS encoding DUF2065 domain-containing protein, with product MGVALALEGALYAAIPETMKRIAAAAGLSEPGRLRIAGLIAMTIGVGIVWLVRG from the coding sequence ATCGGCGTGGCGCTCGCCCTCGAAGGCGCGCTCTACGCCGCCATCCCTGAGACCATGAAGCGTATCGCAGCGGCGGCCGGGCTCTCTGAGCCCGGCCGTCTGCGTATTGCAGGGCTGATCGCGATGACGATCGGGGTTGGAATCGTCTGGCTGGTGCGCGGCTGA
- a CDS encoding Do family serine endopeptidase: MRLFAAALVLAAISWLAPASAFAQPNEGFADLNDRLSPAVVNIATAQRIGEEDGMPVFPPGSPLERFNDLLGEGPRMARSLGSGFVIDPDGLVVTNNHVIDEADEVEVVLQDGRVLPAEVIGRDPATDLAVLRVDAGEGLPFVEWGDSDASRVGDWVVAIGNPFGLGGSLSAGVISARGREIGGRYDDYLQSDVAINRGNSGGPLFNMDGEVVGVNTAIFSPTGASVGISFSVPSAVAQPVVAQLIEFGETRRGWLGVNVQPVTPDMATAMGLSAARGAVITRIDPEGPAADSGLQTGDVVLAFGGRAVADDRALPRIVAETEPGTRVDIEVFRRGEPVTVAVTIERLDEGEARPRAPAGAEAQEGAASPAASRSLFGLTVEPLTESLRRRFRVHPGAEGLVVTEVDPDSDAAGKVRPGDVIEEIAWTPVATVQEARDIVEAAGGGPVLFSLNRQGQYVLHTLRG, translated from the coding sequence ATGCGCCTTTTCGCCGCCGCGCTCGTTCTCGCCGCGATCAGCTGGCTCGCCCCGGCTTCCGCGTTCGCCCAGCCCAATGAAGGCTTCGCCGATCTCAACGACCGGCTGAGCCCGGCGGTGGTCAATATCGCCACCGCCCAGCGCATCGGCGAAGAGGACGGCATGCCGGTCTTCCCGCCCGGCTCGCCGCTGGAGCGTTTCAACGACCTTCTGGGCGAGGGGCCGCGCATGGCGCGCTCGCTGGGCTCGGGCTTCGTGATCGATCCCGACGGGCTGGTGGTGACCAACAATCACGTCATCGACGAAGCCGACGAGGTCGAGGTGGTGCTGCAGGACGGCCGCGTCCTGCCTGCGGAAGTCATCGGACGAGACCCGGCGACCGATCTGGCCGTGCTGCGCGTGGACGCGGGCGAGGGCCTGCCCTTCGTGGAGTGGGGCGACAGCGACGCGTCGCGGGTCGGCGACTGGGTCGTGGCGATCGGCAACCCGTTCGGCCTGGGCGGCTCTCTATCGGCCGGCGTCATCTCCGCCCGAGGCCGGGAGATCGGCGGGCGCTATGACGACTATCTTCAGAGCGACGTCGCCATCAACCGGGGCAATTCCGGCGGCCCGCTGTTCAACATGGACGGCGAGGTGGTCGGCGTGAACACGGCGATCTTCTCGCCCACCGGCGCCAGCGTCGGGATCTCCTTTTCCGTACCCAGCGCCGTCGCGCAGCCGGTCGTCGCCCAGCTCATCGAGTTCGGCGAGACCCGCCGCGGCTGGCTGGGCGTGAACGTGCAGCCGGTCACCCCGGACATGGCGACCGCGATGGGCCTGTCGGCGGCCCGCGGTGCAGTGATTACGCGGATCGACCCCGAGGGCCCGGCGGCGGACTCCGGTCTGCAAACCGGCGACGTCGTTCTGGCGTTCGGCGGCCGGGCGGTGGCCGACGACCGCGCCCTGCCGCGCATCGTGGCCGAGACCGAGCCGGGAACGCGCGTGGACATCGAAGTCTTCCGCCGCGGCGAACCGGTTACGGTCGCGGTGACTATCGAACGGCTCGACGAGGGCGAAGCCCGGCCGCGCGCCCCGGCGGGCGCCGAGGCGCAGGAAGGCGCGGCCTCGCCCGCCGCCTCACGCTCTCTGTTCGGCCTCACGGTGGAGCCGCTGACGGAGTCGCTGCGCCGCCGCTTCCGGGTGCATCCCGGCGCCGAAGGCCTGGTGGTCACCGAAGTCGATCCCGACAGCGACGCGGCGGGCAAGGTCCGCCCCGGTGACGTGATCGAGGAGATCGCCTGGACCCCGGTCGCAACGGTGCAGGAGGCGCGCGACATCGTCGAGGCGGCCGGCGGCGGTCCGGTGCTGTTCAGCCTCAATCGTCAGGGTCAGTACGTGCTGCATACGCTGCGGGGATAG
- the miaA gene encoding tRNA (adenosine(37)-N6)-dimethylallyltransferase MiaA, translating to MAEHAARPDILLLGGPTASGKTALSLHAAQRLGGEIVNADSMQVYEGLPILSAQPSAEERAAAPHHLFGVIDPAERCSVGRWASLALNAIEAITGRGRIAILTGGTGLYFKALLDGLAPAPDIPDAVNAGVAALFRKGGLEALRAEAERLDPVSAARIAAGDRQRLMRVIAVARAAGRPLSELHTDTTPLFDPARVAGVVVQPPREGLYARIEARFEHMIEAGALDEARAIAARELDPDLPAMKAVGLPPLLAHLRGETDLQTAIETAKRDSRRYAKRQFTWFSNQHPDWDRVESLDPQAQRAELGRLLSRRFGAL from the coding sequence GTGGCTGAGCACGCGGCGCGGCCCGACATCCTCCTGCTCGGCGGGCCGACGGCGAGCGGCAAGACCGCGCTGTCGCTGCACGCCGCGCAGCGTCTCGGCGGGGAGATCGTCAACGCGGACTCCATGCAGGTCTATGAGGGCCTGCCGATCCTGTCCGCCCAGCCCTCGGCCGAAGAACGCGCGGCCGCGCCCCATCACCTGTTCGGCGTGATCGATCCGGCCGAGCGCTGCTCGGTCGGGCGCTGGGCGTCGCTGGCGCTCAATGCGATCGAAGCGATCACGGGCCGCGGGAGGATCGCGATCCTCACTGGCGGGACGGGGCTCTATTTCAAGGCGCTGCTCGACGGGCTCGCCCCTGCGCCGGACATCCCCGATGCGGTGAACGCCGGGGTCGCCGCCCTTTTCCGGAAAGGCGGGCTCGAAGCCTTGCGCGCGGAAGCCGAAAGGCTTGATCCGGTTTCAGCCGCGCGCATTGCGGCGGGCGACAGGCAAAGGCTCATGCGGGTGATCGCGGTGGCGCGCGCGGCGGGGCGGCCTCTGTCCGAGCTTCACACAGACACCACGCCGCTCTTCGATCCTGCGAGAGTCGCCGGGGTCGTCGTCCAGCCGCCGCGGGAAGGGCTCTACGCCCGGATCGAGGCGCGCTTCGAACACATGATCGAGGCGGGCGCGCTCGACGAGGCCCGTGCGATCGCCGCGCGCGAGCTCGATCCTGACCTGCCCGCGATGAAGGCGGTCGGACTGCCGCCGCTGCTGGCGCACTTGCGGGGCGAGACCGACCTTCAGACCGCGATCGAGACCGCCAAGCGGGACTCCCGGCGCTACGCCAAGCGTCAGTTCACCTGGTTCTCCAATCAGCATCCGGACTGGGACCGGGTGGAAAGCCTTGACCCCCAGGCCCAGCGCGCCGAGCTTGGCCGCCTTCTGTCCCGCCGCTTCGGAGCGCTTTGA
- the ilvC gene encoding ketol-acid reductoisomerase translates to MAAPLYDADLDLKPIADRSVAIIGYGNHGRSHALCLKDSGAGEVMVALRTGSASADRAQADGFEPVAIEDAAQRADVLSILAADEAHKEIWETKIRPNRKPGQALIFCHGFSIDYGLIEPEPDVDIILAAAKGPGGAVRSSFEKGGGLVGFWGVHQDASGEAEKIAKAYLKALGCGRAGVFETSFREEALSDILGEQAVLVGGMCALAREGFEQLTKAGINPEMAYLDTVHELKYIADLIHERGVHGMYAAISDTAEFGAHEVEGPIREAVRPVFEAIVKDVTAGDFARRWVADYENGRAGLHKAREKARTHPLEAAGEKVRGAGAPPALQTPQSAR, encoded by the coding sequence ATGGCCGCGCCGCTTTACGACGCCGATCTTGATCTCAAGCCGATCGCTGACCGGTCGGTCGCGATCATCGGCTACGGCAATCACGGCCGCTCGCACGCCCTGTGCCTCAAGGACAGCGGCGCGGGCGAGGTCATGGTCGCGCTGAGGACGGGCTCCGCCTCGGCCGACCGCGCGCAGGCCGACGGGTTCGAGCCGGTCGCCATCGAAGACGCCGCGCAGCGCGCCGACGTGCTCTCCATCCTCGCCGCCGACGAAGCGCACAAGGAGATATGGGAGACCAAGATCCGCCCCAACCGCAAACCGGGCCAGGCGCTGATCTTCTGCCACGGCTTCTCCATCGATTACGGGCTGATCGAACCGGAGCCGGACGTGGACATCATCCTCGCCGCCGCCAAGGGGCCGGGCGGCGCGGTGCGGTCGAGCTTTGAGAAGGGCGGCGGCCTCGTCGGGTTCTGGGGCGTGCATCAGGATGCGAGCGGTGAGGCCGAGAAGATCGCCAAGGCGTATCTCAAGGCGCTGGGCTGCGGCCGGGCCGGAGTGTTCGAAACGAGCTTCCGAGAAGAGGCGCTCAGCGACATTCTCGGCGAGCAGGCGGTGCTGGTCGGCGGCATGTGTGCGCTCGCCCGCGAAGGGTTCGAGCAGCTGACCAAAGCCGGCATAAATCCCGAGATGGCCTATCTCGATACGGTTCACGAGCTCAAATACATAGCCGACCTCATCCATGAGCGCGGCGTGCACGGCATGTACGCGGCGATCTCCGACACCGCCGAGTTCGGCGCGCACGAGGTCGAGGGTCCGATCCGCGAAGCGGTCCGCCCGGTCTTCGAGGCGATCGTGAAGGACGTGACGGCGGGAGATTTCGCACGGCGTTGGGTGGCGGATTACGAGAACGGCCGGGCGGGTCTTCACAAGGCGCGGGAAAAGGCGAGGACGCATCCGCTGGAGGCGGCGGGCGAAAAGGTGCGCGGCGCGGGGGCGCCGCCCGCCCTTCAAACGCCGCAATCGGCGCGCTAA
- a CDS encoding TVP38/TMEM64 family protein, translated as MDALLRFINRLDSRAARAVWITLALFGLVAALFVVGRFVLDIEPSSVQAWFESAAGAWYALPATILLFTVLAFVGAPQFALIGAAVFAFGPVQGFIYSWIATVVSATVDFWLGRFLGAETVRKYGGKTVNRISHFVGRNGFWASLIVRIVPSAPFIVVNMAAGVSRMGYLPFVAGLGVGVIPKSAVIAFFGGSLMALFAGGGWQAGLALAAAAAAWVGFMLFARRLLRSDEGPVGAEVAAAEAEHAEEAEREEAGRLAIDDAPSHKGHT; from the coding sequence ATGGACGCGCTTCTTCGTTTCATCAACCGGCTGGACAGCCGCGCGGCCCGCGCGGTGTGGATCACGCTGGCGCTTTTCGGCCTAGTCGCGGCGCTGTTCGTCGTCGGTCGCTTCGTGCTCGATATCGAGCCGAGCTCGGTTCAGGCCTGGTTCGAAAGCGCGGCCGGCGCCTGGTACGCGCTGCCCGCCACGATCCTGCTCTTCACCGTGCTCGCGTTCGTGGGCGCGCCTCAGTTCGCCCTGATCGGCGCGGCGGTGTTCGCGTTCGGACCGGTGCAGGGGTTCATCTATTCCTGGATCGCCACGGTGGTCTCGGCGACGGTCGATTTCTGGCTCGGCCGGTTCCTCGGCGCGGAGACCGTGCGCAAGTACGGCGGCAAGACGGTGAATCGCATCTCCCATTTCGTCGGCCGGAACGGGTTCTGGGCGAGCCTCATCGTACGGATCGTCCCCAGCGCGCCCTTCATCGTGGTCAACATGGCCGCCGGCGTCTCGAGAATGGGATATTTGCCGTTCGTCGCCGGGCTCGGCGTCGGGGTGATTCCCAAATCCGCCGTCATCGCCTTTTTCGGCGGCTCGCTGATGGCGCTGTTCGCCGGAGGCGGCTGGCAGGCAGGTCTGGCGCTCGCCGCGGCGGCCGCCGCCTGGGTGGGCTTCATGCTCTTCGCCAGAAGGCTTCTGCGCAGCGACGAGGGCCCCGTGGGCGCCGAGGTCGCTGCGGCCGAGGCGGAACACGCCGAGGAGGCTGAGCGTGAGGAAGCAGGGCGGCTTGCAATCGATGACGCGCCGTCGCACAAGGGACACACTTGA
- a CDS encoding rod shape-determining protein yields MFSSVFGLLSADIAIDLGTANTLVYVKGRGVVLNEPSVVAFKIEKGRKQVQAVGAEAKLMLGKTPGNVEAIRPMRDGVIADFDVAEEMIKHFIRKVHNRQTFVSPQVVICVPSGATAVERRAIHESAAHAGARKVYLIDEPMAAAVGAGLPIDEPTGSMIVDIGGGTTEVAVMSLSGIVYSRSVRVGGDKMDEAIINYIRRSANLLIGETSAERIKKEIGSATPPPKGEGLTLEIKGRDLMNGVPREIVVTEAMIADALSEPVEQIVEAVKQALEATPPELAADIVDKGIVLTGGGALLRNLDTELRDRTGLPVSLADEPLSCVVLGCGKAVENLRLWRPILAEAV; encoded by the coding sequence ATGTTCTCAAGCGTGTTCGGGCTCCTCTCCGCTGACATCGCCATCGACCTGGGGACCGCGAACACGCTCGTGTACGTGAAGGGCCGCGGCGTGGTGCTGAACGAGCCGTCGGTGGTGGCCTTCAAGATCGAGAAGGGCCGCAAGCAGGTCCAGGCGGTCGGCGCGGAAGCCAAGCTGATGCTCGGCAAGACCCCCGGAAACGTCGAGGCGATCCGTCCCATGCGCGACGGCGTCATCGCCGACTTCGACGTCGCCGAGGAGATGATCAAGCACTTCATCCGCAAGGTGCATAACCGGCAGACCTTCGTCAGCCCGCAGGTCGTGATCTGCGTGCCCTCGGGCGCCACGGCGGTGGAGCGCCGCGCGATCCACGAAAGCGCCGCTCACGCCGGTGCGCGAAAGGTCTATCTGATCGACGAGCCCATGGCCGCCGCGGTCGGCGCCGGGCTGCCCATCGACGAGCCGACCGGCTCGATGATCGTCGATATCGGCGGCGGCACCACCGAAGTCGCGGTCATGTCCCTGTCGGGCATCGTCTATTCGCGCTCGGTCCGGGTCGGCGGCGACAAGATGGACGAAGCGATCATCAACTATATCCGCCGCTCGGCGAACCTTCTGATCGGCGAGACCAGCGCCGAGCGCATCAAGAAGGAGATCGGCTCGGCCACCCCGCCGCCCAAGGGCGAGGGGCTGACGCTGGAGATCAAGGGGCGCGACCTGATGAACGGCGTGCCGCGCGAGATCGTCGTCACCGAGGCGATGATCGCCGACGCGCTGTCAGAGCCGGTCGAGCAGATCGTCGAGGCGGTCAAGCAGGCCCTCGAAGCCACCCCGCCCGAACTTGCCGCGGACATCGTCGACAAGGGCATCGTGCTGACCGGCGGCGGGGCGCTTCTGCGCAATCTCGACACCGAGCTGCGCGACCGCACCGGCCTTCCGGTGAGCCTCGCTGACGAGCCGCTGTCCTGCGTCGTGCTTGGCTGCGGCAAGGCGGTCGAGAACCTCCGCCTGTGGCGGCCCATCCTCGCCGAGGCGGTCTAG